In Bacteroidota bacterium, the DNA window ATCGGTTACATGTTGATTGAGGCCGGCTGAGTTGAATTGCGTCAGCACAAAAATCCGGTCAAGACCTGAATTCAGGCAATTTGAAATGGGAATATCTACCAATCGATATTTACCAAGGAGGGGTACAGCTGGTTTAGATCGCCACTCAGTTAGCGGAAAAAGACGGGTACCAGCACCGCCACACAGTACTACAGCAAGTATGCTATCCATGGAAAGTTAGAGGGAATTGAGCTCATAGACGCAAAAAGCATCTGAAACCATCAACGGGCTGCAGGGGGAGCCTCAAAGAGGTGCTCGGAAGTTAAATGGAGGACAAACAGGACGCTTTTCTGTCAAGAGGGGCGTCTTTCGACTACTAAAAAGTTATCGACGCGAGGCACGGAATATTAATCCACGCGCATGGTTTGTCAGCCCATTTTTTTCTGCAGTCACAAAGAGATGCAAAGTACCATACGGATTCAAGTGCAATACCAACAGAGCACCACACGAAGTCGGCAGATACGGGTTTAAAGCTCAGAAAAGATGTATTGAAAGGGTAAAGGAGATCTGGAGATGTGCAATATCAACACCAATTCTAGTGTATCAGCGAATAATTGTTTCAAATCTATGCTTTGTTATCAATTTGGTAACGGAAGCTTGCGTAATCCTTCAACCGTTGGGCACCTTCGCAAGTACGCATATAGCCGTCCAGGTCGATTGATTTCACAATCTTCCCTCCCTGCAGGTGCATGGGGACAATTATTCAAGGCCATTAAAAAAAACACTAAGCGCCTGCCTTGCCGGCCAGTGATTTGTAAATCTCGGAGCCTTCAAAGTGAATGTCTTCCGAGTATAATGCAATTCCTTCCCCGTACCACACCAGGTATAATTCCTTTGTCGATGTTGGTATGGGTATATCGAAACGGATTCTCCGGTGTTTGTAAACAATGAGGGCTCAAAGCGTGTGCCTTTCAGAAACACTAACGCGCATTGATTTTGAGGAAAATCTCTGCTGGCATCTTGGCTTGGTAGGCCTACGCGGCCGGCACTGCTGCTGGAACATCTACTGCAGGGACATCTACGGCCGGCACATCAAACCAGAACGTAGCGCCAGAACCAAATTCACTGTCGACACCAACCCGCCCGCCATGCATTTCAACCAGTTTCCTCACGATGTATAACCCAAGGCCTGTCGAATGCTCGCCTCCAGTGGGCTTTGCGGATAACCGTTGCATTTTGCGGAATGCTTTGGCTTTGTCTTGCGCGGTCAATCCCGGTCCTTTATCACTTACAGAAAACCGAATCCGCTCGGTCGTTTTATCCAGCTTGATACAAATTGCTGTTTCGGGGAGCGTGTATTTCACAGCATTGGAAACCAGGTTATCCATGACCCGCTGGATGGCCGTACGGTCTACATGTGCTTCTACCGGGGCTGTGCCCTCAAAAATAATCTGGATGCCTTTTTCGCGTGCCGCTTTGCCGTTCCAGCGCAGTACGTGGTGCACCGACTCGTTCAGGTCGAGTTGTTCGATTTTCAGCGATTCGCTGTAGTCATCTCGATAGCGATCCAGTAAGTCGCGCACGTTCTGCAGCATGCCCTCCACTTCGTCCTTCAACATCTTCACGTTGGCCATCGACTCCGCCTTGTAGCTCTCAGGCGCAAGCTCCTCTGCATCTTCCAGGATGATATCAGCCAGACCAATAACCCCACCCAGTGGATTTTTCAGATCGTGGGCAGTAATGCCCAGGATTTCTTTGTTCCGCTCAAGTGCATCGCGCAACTCCTGTGAGGCCGCTGCAAGGTTCTCATTCGAGGTTTGCAGCGCTTCATTGGATGATACCAAATCAGCGTTGGTATGCTGGAGCAGCAGGTTCTTTTCGCGTAATTCCTCCGTGCGTGTTGCAACGCGACTTTCGAGCAAGAGGTTGCGCTGACGAATAGACCGGGTACGAGACTGATAGAAACCGATGATGAGAAACATTCCAGTAAAAACTACCAGTGCCCGAAACCAGAGGGTTTGCCAAAAAGGAGGTGCAACCTGAATCTGCAAGGTAGCAGGTTCATCGTTCCAGATACCATCACCATTGGCCGCCATCACTTCAAAGGTGTACGTGCCGGCGGGCAGGTTGGTGTAGGTGGCCTGGCGCATGTCGCCGGCAATGGTCCACTCCGATTCAAAGCCCTGCAGCCTGAACTTGAACTGGTTTTTTTCTGGCGCCCCAAAATGCAGGGCAGAAAAAGAAATGGAGATCACACGATCCGTATGGTTTAGCCGCAAAGCCTCTGCATAGGGTGGCGCCACGTCGAGTAGTACGCGCCCATCTTTATCAGCAGCCCCGGGCTTTATGGATTTGTTTAGCCGTAGCACATCCGTAATGGTGGCCTCTGGGGCAAACGTATTGTCTTTTATGGTTGCAGGATCAAAAACTGTGTAGCCATGATCCCCGCCCAGATAAATAAACCCGTCATTTCCCCTGAGAGAGGGACCGATATAGAATGTATTGCTGGCAAGTCCGTCGTACGTATCGTAGTTCTTGAAAGAGAGGCGGAAACGGGAAGGATCTGCGCGGTGAGCGATGCGGGTAGCGCGCGACAGGCCGGCTGATGTAGAAATCCAGAGGTAGCCGGCATCATCCTCCAACATGCCTACAACTCCATTATCAGCCAGGCCATCTTTTTCCAGATACAACCGGAATTCACCGGTTGGTTGTCCGTCTGCATCGCGTACAACCTGGTGCAGCCCTTTGTCCGTACCAGCCCATAAAACGTTTTGCGAATCCATGAAGAGCAACAAGACGTTTGTGCTCGTCAATGCCGCAGGGTCATCCGGATCGGGCATATAATGGTGAATGAACTGGCCTATATTGGGGTCAAAAGCGTACAACCCACTTAATTCAGATCCAATCCACAAAATCCCCTGGTCGTCTTCATAAATGGCGCGCACGCCACTTTCTTCTGCATAAACGTCAGGAACGAATAATTCAAAGGTATCTGTATCCCGATAATAGCGGTGCAAACCACGCTCTGAGCCAATCCACAATCGCCGTTGGCTGTCTTCATAAAAAATGAAGGCAATCGTTGCCTGAAAACCGGTGCTGTCATCGCCGGCGTCAGGGTAGTGTAAAAAATTGTAGGTCCCTTTTTTACGCCGATCAAGGCCTTCCCCAAATGGCCCAAGCCAAACATCATCCTGATGATCGACAAACACTGACCAGATCTCGCTGCCTGCAATAGACCGCGGATCCTGGTCATCATGGAAGTAGCGCATGAAGCTGTCACTGCCGGGCGCCAGGTAGTTCAACCCGTTAATGGTTGCTACCCACAATCCCCCCGCTTCATCCTGCGCAAGGCCATACACATCGTTACTACTCAACGAGGTGATTACATTGGGATGATAGGTATAGTTGCGAAACGGTTTGCGCGCCAGGTCTGCCTGTGAAACGGCATTATTGGTCGCCGTCCATACCGTACCAGTGCGGTCTTCCAAAACCGAGCGAATCTGGTTACTGGAGATGGTGCCTGCCCGATCAATCTGGTGTTGATAAACGCGGGCAGTGCCGGCGTTTTTATCTACGTGGAGCAGGCCATCTTCCCCTGTCCCAAGCCACAACGATTCGCCCTTGCCGCCGGCGATCGTCCATATATCCAGATCTACAGCCGTGTCCGTCTGCAACGGTACAGCAATAAACTGGCCCAGCTCAGCTTCATATCGCAGCAAGCCCTCGTCGGTGCCCACCCACATGACGCCTTCCTCATCGGTATGCAAGGCCTGAATTGCAGCATCGGGACTGACGCCGCTACGTTCATCTGTAGGAGCGAACCGTTCTTTTTTTCCTGTTTCCGGGTGA includes these proteins:
- a CDS encoding two-component regulator propeller domain-containing protein, coding for MSRWLPTLLLQGFFCLFIWEAAGQHTPLVFKHHTVGSGLAHSNATVIIQDRKGFIWIGTERGLSRYDGTHYKTYRNDPSDKNSLFDHFVINLAEGQKGEIWIGTREALTRFDPPTERFTNYLIEKNNPDALNGQIWDMHVDQNGDVWLAMATGGVSKFEVETQTFTHFREDVEEDAEPPVFTSLTEDPDGFIWAGLDEGGLDRIHPETGKKERFAPTDERSGVSPDAAIQALHTDEEGVMWVGTDEGLLRYEAELGQFIAVPLQTDTAVDLDIWTIAGGKGESLWLGTGEDGLLHVDKNAGTARVYQHQIDRAGTISSNQIRSVLEDRTGTVWTATNNAVSQADLARKPFRNYTYHPNVITSLSSNDVYGLAQDEAGGLWVATINGLNYLAPGSDSFMRYFHDDQDPRSIAGSEIWSVFVDHQDDVWLGPFGEGLDRRKKGTYNFLHYPDAGDDSTGFQATIAFIFYEDSQRRLWIGSERGLHRYYRDTDTFELFVPDVYAEESGVRAIYEDDQGILWIGSELSGLYAFDPNIGQFIHHYMPDPDDPAALTSTNVLLLFMDSQNVLWAGTDKGLHQVVRDADGQPTGEFRLYLEKDGLADNGVVGMLEDDAGYLWISTSAGLSRATRIAHRADPSRFRLSFKNYDTYDGLASNTFYIGPSLRGNDGFIYLGGDHGYTVFDPATIKDNTFAPEATITDVLRLNKSIKPGAADKDGRVLLDVAPPYAEALRLNHTDRVISISFSALHFGAPEKNQFKFRLQGFESEWTIAGDMRQATYTNLPAGTYTFEVMAANGDGIWNDEPATLQIQVAPPFWQTLWFRALVVFTGMFLIIGFYQSRTRSIRQRNLLLESRVATRTEELREKNLLLQHTNADLVSSNEALQTSNENLAAASQELRDALERNKEILGITAHDLKNPLGGVIGLADIILEDAEELAPESYKAESMANVKMLKDEVEGMLQNVRDLLDRYRDDYSESLKIEQLDLNESVHHVLRWNGKAAREKGIQIIFEGTAPVEAHVDRTAIQRVMDNLVSNAVKYTLPETAICIKLDKTTERIRFSVSDKGPGLTAQDKAKAFRKMQRLSAKPTGGEHSTGLGLYIVRKLVEMHGGRVGVDSEFGSGATFWFDVPAVDVPAVDVPAAVPAA